In Opitutales bacterium, the sequence GATGCGATTTCCTGCAATCCTCCATTTGTGCCTCTACCAAAGAGCTTCGACTATTTTGTGCATTCTCATGGCGGCAGTGATGGTTTGGAGGTGTATTTTCGTCTAGTAAAAAGACTCCCTGAATTCTTATCCGAAGACGGAGAGCTTCATATGGTTATGCTCAGTTTGCTAAAGAATAATCGCCCTATTATCGAGAATAGTCTCATGAACCTACCGGAGTCGTTTGTATTTTCAATTGATCAAGTTTACGAAGTCGGTGACGTTGACATCTTAGGATTCTATGATTGGCTTCCCAAAACAGTCCCTTGCTTAGAGTGGTTAAAAAGCTTATTAAATAACGGTTATTCTAGAATAGGATATTTTTCATTGGTAGTTAGCGGTAGGCCTTCGATAACAACCAAGCTATCAGACGTGAAAGATGAATCTTGGCCAGAGTTATCAAATTCTTTCAAGAATAGGTCGAAAAGATATATTCGGTGCGACAGTTAAGTTTTTTCATCGCGCAGGAGGTGTAACAGATCATGAAATATATCACTCTACTTTCTGTAGTGATAATCTGGCACATTGCCTCTATTTTTGAGTTCTACGATACTACCTTTTTTCCAGCTCCTAGCAGTGTATTACACCAATTCTTAGAAGATTTAAAAACAGGTCTTTTCGTGGAAGATCTAATAGCAAGTCTCAAACGAGTAAGTGTCGGTTTTATAGCTGCAGTTGCTATAGGATTACCTTTGGGTTTGCTTACTTTTTTCTCCAAGATTGCAAACAATACCGTAGGCGTCCTTATATCGATCACTCGGCCTATACCTCCGATTGCTTATGTTCCTTTTGTTGTCTATTTTATGGGACTCGGTGAGAGTTCAAAATATTTTTTAGTTTTCATAGGTGCTGTAGTTCCTATCTGGACAACGACCCACTATTCACTTTCTCAAACGAATAAGAAATATATTTGGTATGGAGAGACTATTGGGATGAATTTCTTGGAGAAACTTAGATATGTTTATTTGCCAGCAAATAAGAATGCTCTTCTAAACGGTCTTCGGATTGCGCTGGGAATTTCTTTTTATTGTTTGATCGCGGCAGAAATAGCGGGTGCGACTCATGGAATCGCATATCGGATCGATGTATCGAACCAAGTTTACAATGTCGAAAGGATGATAATAGGTATCGTTTCATTGGGTTTCTGTAATTATGTGGCCCAGCTTTTACTTTTCGACATTTCCTTTTTTAGGAGGGTATCATGAAAAAAGTTGCTGTTGAACTATCGAATGTTTCGATTAACTACGATGCTGCTAGAGATAATCCTGTTGTTGCGAATATTAATTTAAAAATAGAAGCGGGAAGCTTCTCCACAATTATTGGAAAATCTGGATCCGGGAAATCATCTATATTACACGCAATCGCCGGTCTTGTGCCAGCGTCAACAGGTAGTATTCGCCACAAAAACATAAATGTCCTTGGCCCATCCACCTCAAGGTCGGTGATTTTCCAAGATCTTTCAATATTTCCATGGCTAAATGTTAGCGAAAACATTGCACTACCTCTTAAGCTTCAAAGGTTGTCATCTGATGAAATAGTAAACCATGTTAATACGTGGCTGGATCGGTTTGGTCTTAGGGACGCAGAAAAGAGCTCAATAGATACTCTCTCCGGGGGAATGAAGCAAAGGGTTGCTCTAGCACGAGCATTTGTTTCGAATGGGGATATTCTACTCCTCGATGAACCGTTTAACGGTCTAGATCCGCTTCTAAAAGAAAAGCTTTATACTGATTTGCTCAGTGCGTGTGAGAATAGTGGCAAAACTATTGTTCTCGTCACACATGATATCGAAGAGGCTATTTTTTTGTCGGATTGTGTCTATCTACTCGGGTTGAAATCTAAGCAGATTGATAGCGTTTTCAAAGTAGAATTTCAGAGGCCGCGGAATTTAGGTATTCGCAAAAATAATGAATTTGTAAGGAGGCGATTCAAAATACACGACGAACTTATGTTGTCATAAGCGTTGTGTCCTTGAGTGCGTAGCAAGATGTGTTTTTGTAAACAAAAACCGCTTCGCTACATCTTGTCGGAGGGGGCTTTGCCCCGCTCCTGAACCTCCCCCTGAATGATGGGGCGCTGCCCCTTCAAACTAACCCCATTTCAGACCCAAGACAAAACGCGCCATTGAGCGCGTTTTTTTGTGTCTGTCGTTCACGCCCACCTGCCAAGCGTAAAGGATACTAGATGGCTAGACCAAAGAAACATGCTGACCAGTAAAAATCTGCGACCGTGATCTTTCGGATTACTCAAAGCGAATACCTTCGCTTATCACACAAAGCGGCGGCGATGGGAGTAAGCGTTAATGCGCTGGCGCGGCAAATGGCTCTTGGCGGGTCAGAAACGGTTCAGGTTAGAACGCATAATCACGCCGACCCCGCGCTGATCCAGCAGCTTCACCATATCGGCGTGAACCTCAACCAGATCACCAAGCGGTTTCATATCACGGGCAACACCCCGAGGCATCTGGAAACGCTATGCAAACGCATCAATGCGCTGATGGATAAAGCGCAACTCTAGGGAGAAATCAAAATGGTTCCTGTAATCGCAGGCATGGGAACGTCCTTTAAAGGGGCGTTCCTGTATTATTGTCATGACAAAGACGCGCTGACCGATGCGCGGGTTGCGTGGACAGAAACGCTGAATTTGATGGCGGATACCGCCGAAAAAGCATGGCGGTTTATGGCTTACACCGCCCAAAGTCATGATCGTCTAAAGCAGGCCGCTTGCGTTAAGAACACAGGCCGTAAATTAGAAAAACCTGTCTTCACCTATTCGCTAAGCTGGCACCCTGAGCAATCCCCGACCAGGCGTGAAATGATGCAAGCTGCCAAGGAGTCGCTCAAGCGCCTTGGCCTAGAAGAGCACCAGACCTTGATCGCTTGCCACCACGATGAGCCGCAGCCGCATATTCATATGATCGTTAACCGCGTGCATCCACTTACCGGGATCGCTGCAAAGCTCAGCCGATCTAAACGCAAGCTGTCAGATTTTGCGCGGCTCTTTCAGCGGCGTGAGGGCACAGATTATTGCCCTGCCCGTGAGGATAACCACCGCAAGAGGCAGCGCGGCCAGCAGACCAAACATGGCGATCCGGTGATCGTGAAGGCATGGGAGGCCAGCCAAAACGGGCGTGATTTTATGACAGCGTTACAGACTGAAGGCTACCAACTTGCACAGGGTAATAAACGGCTGGTTGTGGTGGATCGCTACGGCAAGGCGATCAATCCGGTGCGACATCTGCCGGACGTAAAGACCAAGCATTTCAATGCACGACTATCCGACCTTGATCTCACCGCCCTGCCTGATGCGGCCACTTTACAGGCACAACACAAACAGACGGAAAAACAAAAACGTAACGCAGAGAAACAACAGCAAGAGGCTTTGGCAGAACAACACGCCATCCGCCTTGCTGATCTACAAAACCAGCATCTAGAAGAACGCGCCCAGCTTTATACCAGCCACCATACCCGCATTGAGAAAGCCAAAACCGAGCTTGCTGATTACTATGGCTTGGCTGATCAAAAAGCGAATATCCGCAGCCTTAATACGAAGCTCAAAAAGGTTGGTTTCTTTGGGAAGCTTTTGGGGCGTCACAAGAAAATCTGTTCTGAACGCGATAACCTGATCTTAACCTTGCGCGATGCACAAACCCGCTACCACGAGGCAATCAGCACCCTAGAACACAAACGCGACCGTGATCTGAAAATCCTCACCAACCGCCAAAAACAAGCCGTAAAACGTCTAAAAAACCGCTTGCAGGAACAAGCTTTCCCGCAACAGAGCAAAGAACAACACAGGCATCGCTCATATCAGCAATCATCACGCGGCTTTCAATTATGACGGTTTTCAAAAAAACTGTCGGATAAACAGCGATTGAAAAACGCATCTATAAGCATGAGTGAGCTTCTAAATTCCCCAGATCATAAACTTGTTGATGCAAACGGCCTCTTGAAAGCCTTATTTGAACCAGATTGCCGTC encodes:
- a CDS encoding ABC transporter permease produces the protein MKYITLLSVVIIWHIASIFEFYDTTFFPAPSSVLHQFLEDLKTGLFVEDLIASLKRVSVGFIAAVAIGLPLGLLTFFSKIANNTVGVLISITRPIPPIAYVPFVVYFMGLGESSKYFLVFIGAVVPIWTTTHYSLSQTNKKYIWYGETIGMNFLEKLRYVYLPANKNALLNGLRIALGISFYCLIAAEIAGATHGIAYRIDVSNQVYNVERMIIGIVSLGFCNYVAQLLLFDISFFRRVS
- a CDS encoding ABC transporter ATP-binding protein; this translates as MKKVAVELSNVSINYDAARDNPVVANINLKIEAGSFSTIIGKSGSGKSSILHAIAGLVPASTGSIRHKNINVLGPSTSRSVIFQDLSIFPWLNVSENIALPLKLQRLSSDEIVNHVNTWLDRFGLRDAEKSSIDTLSGGMKQRVALARAFVSNGDILLLDEPFNGLDPLLKEKLYTDLLSACENSGKTIVLVTHDIEEAIFLSDCVYLLGLKSKQIDSVFKVEFQRPRNLGIRKNNEFVRRRFKIHDELMLS
- the mobC gene encoding plasmid mobilization relaxosome protein MobC, which gives rise to MIFRITQSEYLRLSHKAAAMGVSVNALARQMALGGSETVQVRTHNHADPALIQQLHHIGVNLNQITKRFHITGNTPRHLETLCKRINALMDKAQL
- a CDS encoding relaxase/mobilization nuclease domain-containing protein, with translation MVPVIAGMGTSFKGAFLYYCHDKDALTDARVAWTETLNLMADTAEKAWRFMAYTAQSHDRLKQAACVKNTGRKLEKPVFTYSLSWHPEQSPTRREMMQAAKESLKRLGLEEHQTLIACHHDEPQPHIHMIVNRVHPLTGIAAKLSRSKRKLSDFARLFQRREGTDYCPAREDNHRKRQRGQQTKHGDPVIVKAWEASQNGRDFMTALQTEGYQLAQGNKRLVVVDRYGKAINPVRHLPDVKTKHFNARLSDLDLTALPDAATLQAQHKQTEKQKRNAEKQQQEALAEQHAIRLADLQNQHLEERAQLYTSHHTRIEKAKTELADYYGLADQKANIRSLNTKLKKVGFFGKLLGRHKKICSERDNLILTLRDAQTRYHEAISTLEHKRDRDLKILTNRQKQAVKRLKNRLQEQAFPQQSKEQHRHRSYQQSSRGFQL